The DNA region TAACCAGAAAGAGCTTCCTTTCCGCCGCTTCCTTTCAGCACACCACAAGGATTCTCATAAACGCGGCTATTCGAGGTTATGAGGATAATTTGAGAGGGTTAAAAGAGAATGTCATAATCGGCCGATTAATTCCGGCCGGCACCGGATTTATTGGAAGTCCAAAGCAGAAGATGATAGAAGATTCCCAACAAGATCAGGAGGTTCTTAGCTCTTAAATTTCTATCATTGGAGGTCTTTCGCGCTTAGTTTTTGTGTCAAAACCACTTTAGGAAGCTTATGTCTAATGTAGACAAAATCAAAGAGCGACTTTCAATTGTTGATGTAGTGGGGAGTCATTTAAAGCTTCAAAAGGCCGGCTCAAATTTTAAAGCTAATTGTCCTTTTCACAACGAAAAGACTCCATCCTTTTTTGTCTCGCCGGACAGAGATTCTTATTACTGCTTTGGTTGCGGAGCTAAAGGTGATATTTTTACTTTTGTTCAGGAGATGGAGGGGTTGGATTTTCTCGGCGCTTTGAAAATTTTGGCTCATCGTTCTGGTGTTGATTTGGACTTTGAAAAGAAGCAGGACAGAGGAGAGAAAGAACGGATGCTTGAGCTTATTGATCACGCCGCTTCCTTTTTTGAAGAAAACTTAAGGAATGATAAACTTGCCAGAGATTATCTAAAAAGAAGGTCGGTTGAGGAAAAAACACTTTCAAGTTGGCGAATTGGTTATGCCAAAGACAGGTGGCAGGACTTAATAGATTTTTTAAAGAACAAAGGTTTTAAAGAGTCTGAATTGCAGAAAACAGGTCTTGCTAAGAAAACTGAAGATGGCAAGTTATATGATGTCTTCAGAAATCGAATCATCTTTCCGATTTTTGATAGCGCCGGACGAATAATCGCTTTTTCAGGCAGATTGTTTCCGGAAAAAGAAAATGCGCCAAAATATTTGAATAGTCCGGAGACCGAGTTTTTCAACAAGTCGGAAATTCTCTACGGCTTTGATCGGGCAAAAAACGAAATTAGGACAAAGAATTATTCAATTTTGGTTGAGGGCCAAATGGATTTGATTTTGTCGCATCAGGCGGGATTTTGTAACACTGTCGCTACCTCCGGAACTGCTTTGACAGAAAAACAACTTCAAAGATTGAAAAGACTTTCGGAAAGAATAATTTTCGCTTATGATGGAGACGCGGCCGGATTCAAGGCAATAGAGCGGGCGGCTAAACTGGCGATTCCTTTTCATAT from Candidatus Paceibacterota bacterium includes:
- the dnaG gene encoding DNA primase, translated to MSNVDKIKERLSIVDVVGSHLKLQKAGSNFKANCPFHNEKTPSFFVSPDRDSYYCFGCGAKGDIFTFVQEMEGLDFLGALKILAHRSGVDLDFEKKQDRGEKERMLELIDHAASFFEENLRNDKLARDYLKRRSVEEKTLSSWRIGYAKDRWQDLIDFLKNKGFKESELQKTGLAKKTEDGKLYDVFRNRIIFPIFDSAGRIIAFSGRLFPEKENAPKYLNSPETEFFNKSEILYGFDRAKNEIRTKNYSILVEGQMDLILSHQAGFCNTVATSGTALTEKQLQRLKRLSERIIFAYDGDAAGFKAIERAAKLAIPFHMNVRVAALPNGEDPASFIAKDKNEYLKILKDSRHIIDFYLDKILEAKMDRRRQDQEIMKKVLPFLKLLPSSIEQARFVASVSERVNIPEAAVWSDLQKVDLELDSVESEISVPDKSLTDRKSSIMLRLAGIAFWLDGKGQKPTISDIKGKIEEFSDLDFELFLKQNDSKKDELTFEAEAYFSDRDDIGDIVEDLIFNLHEEVLKNALTEVFKEIQQAENGRDRDKVETLLLKSQDLSKKINQLKLERQK